From Xylanibacter oryzae DSM 17970, a single genomic window includes:
- a CDS encoding TolC family protein, with product MKVKLLILTIFAAIWAIPSSSQHTLDYFVAQAIKNSPLIVSNRNQKMIDAEEMQRLKSVYIHSHLELTGDLLFVPIISTDDGKTSFKIDAQNASKFYGYDLGQSSSHINVGLNWTKPLTGGKGLKEEQELLRINQSISENNINLTAHDLSRQITEQYLLCQLDMENEHSFLTIDSLLIKQIDIVSKLSNNGLTSPTDVQLLKIERQTNENLRQAAMQSYITHRAELNTICGINDSSILVQVNIKEQLPDYTHSKFFEQYKLDSLQAQSTYKTYLNQYRPQLFLYVSGGTQTGTYMDLYKRWGMSAGLHFSLTLYDGKQLKNRSRQMKIQQNTIQNEQQYAETVRRTRISELLQLINSQDLQISNGSKQLDDYRKLLSDYQKEIMAGRRSIVDYVNVFSNYRRQISSLNELKINRNILMNTYNYWNW from the coding sequence ATGAAAGTAAAATTGTTGATACTCACCATTTTCGCTGCAATCTGGGCAATACCATCATCTTCACAGCATACATTAGATTATTTCGTTGCACAAGCAATCAAAAATAGTCCTCTTATAGTATCTAATCGTAATCAGAAAATGATAGACGCTGAAGAAATGCAAAGGTTGAAATCTGTTTACATACATTCGCATCTGGAGTTAACCGGCGATTTGCTTTTTGTACCAATTATATCTACTGACGATGGGAAAACTAGTTTCAAGATTGATGCACAGAATGCAAGCAAATTTTATGGATATGACCTCGGACAAAGTAGCAGTCATATTAATGTAGGACTAAACTGGACGAAACCTTTGACTGGGGGCAAAGGACTTAAAGAAGAGCAGGAACTACTTAGGATCAATCAATCCATATCAGAAAACAATATAAATCTTACTGCTCATGACCTGAGCAGACAAATTACAGAACAATATCTGCTCTGTCAACTGGATATGGAGAATGAACATTCTTTTCTGACAATAGACAGTCTTTTAATAAAACAAATAGATATAGTTAGCAAACTCTCAAATAATGGATTAACAAGTCCTACAGATGTTCAGCTTTTAAAGATAGAACGGCAGACAAACGAGAATCTCAGACAAGCGGCCATGCAATCATATATTACACATCGAGCCGAATTGAATACAATCTGCGGAATCAATGACAGTTCAATACTTGTACAAGTAAATATAAAAGAGCAATTACCTGATTATACTCATTCTAAATTCTTTGAACAATACAAACTTGACAGTTTACAAGCTCAGTCTACCTATAAAACTTATCTAAACCAATATCGTCCACAACTGTTCTTATACGTCAGTGGGGGTACCCAAACCGGCACATATATGGATCTATATAAGAGGTGGGGAATGAGTGCCGGCTTACATTTCAGTTTGACACTTTATGATGGTAAACAATTGAAAAACCGTAGTAGACAAATGAAAATCCAGCAGAATACTATTCAAAATGAACAGCAGTATGCAGAAACTGTAAGAAGAACAAGAATCAGTGAGCTTTTGCAATTAATTAATTCACAAGACCTACAGATAAGCAACGGCAGTAAGCAATTAGACGATTACCGTAAGTTACTTTCTGACTATCAAAAAGAAATTATGGCCGGAAGACGTTCAATTGTTGATTATGTAAATGTTTTCAGTAACTACAGACGTCAGATTAGTTCTCTAAACGAATTGAAAATTAACAGAAATATATTGATGAATACGTATAATTATTGGAACTGGTAA
- a CDS encoding phosphatase PAP2 family protein, with the protein MMTELVSLDRHLMLLLNFDGGKWIDTFWYTFSDGRIWFPLFAVCLFMLWKTCQGTVRHKILFIIIFSLILVAADQLSSGVIKPLVGRLRPSHDPAIDNMLHYVNDYHGGLHGFVSGHATNTVAITTWLWLIFKDKRTRICMVIFALFTCYSRIYLGVHYPGDIICGAILGFMLAYFTFKFTGKYFTVGTQKRPDLILIVLFMTLLLITIYSTLKTFIL; encoded by the coding sequence ATGATGACAGAACTTGTTTCATTAGATAGACATTTGATGTTGCTGCTTAATTTTGATGGAGGTAAATGGATTGATACATTTTGGTACACATTCTCAGACGGGCGTATTTGGTTTCCGCTTTTTGCTGTTTGTTTGTTTATGCTGTGGAAAACATGTCAAGGTACCGTTAGACACAAAATACTGTTCATAATAATATTTTCGCTCATATTGGTTGCTGCAGACCAACTTTCATCAGGTGTTATTAAACCTCTAGTCGGTAGATTGCGGCCATCTCATGATCCTGCAATTGATAATATGCTGCATTATGTTAATGATTATCATGGTGGCTTGCATGGTTTTGTATCAGGACATGCCACTAATACTGTAGCAATTACTACGTGGCTGTGGTTGATATTTAAGGATAAAAGGACCCGGATATGTATGGTCATTTTTGCATTATTCACCTGCTATTCGCGCATATATTTAGGAGTACATTATCCTGGCGATATAATATGTGGTGCTATCTTAGGATTTATGTTGGCTTATTTTACATTCAAATTTACAGGAAAATATTTTACTGTCGGTACTCAAAAAAGGCCTGACTTAATACTGATAGTTCTCTTTATGACATTACTGCTAATTACAATTTATTCTACACTCAAAACATTCATTTTATGA
- a CDS encoding phosphatase PAP2 family protein encodes MKNSILTVFIFLSIPAFGQHTFLKAQNVDTLFVDSIKNKSFLDHISQTHWFNAIYLGVPLIIGGLIEKHQDTKFSRLRNDFMPEFHRNLDNYTQFAPAAVMVGLKAAGVKSRSSWGRMLLSDAFATAIMSGTTQGLKNVTNEMRPDGSNNHSFPSGHTATAFMTATMLSKEYGYLSPWVSVGAYSVATATGLMRMANNKHWLSDVMVGAGIGIISTEMGYWLADVICKDKGRNISDHEMQNMILYHTNPSFLGLYMGFNLPLSKYDLDEKNAFQTSTGTTLGLEGAWFINPNIGFGGKASISNLQYIVNGTDAPNNTFDFYSLAVGPYFSLPLTPRWRIGSKLLAGEVWYPKTTIGKIEIGKNHGLIIGTGASLDYQIRSSLVGSLLLDYNIQSPANKNSGEYMHIMTLSARVSVSF; translated from the coding sequence ATGAAGAATTCTATTCTTACAGTATTTATTTTTCTAAGTATCCCTGCTTTTGGGCAGCATACGTTCTTAAAAGCGCAAAATGTAGATACGCTTTTTGTTGACAGTATTAAAAACAAGAGCTTTCTAGACCATATTTCGCAGACTCATTGGTTTAATGCTATCTATTTGGGTGTGCCTTTAATCATAGGTGGACTAATAGAGAAACATCAGGATACAAAATTCAGTAGACTTCGTAATGATTTCATGCCCGAATTCCATCGAAATCTTGATAATTACACCCAATTCGCACCAGCTGCAGTGATGGTTGGACTTAAAGCGGCAGGTGTAAAAAGTAGAAGCTCTTGGGGGCGCATGCTGTTGAGTGATGCTTTTGCCACTGCAATTATGTCCGGTACAACACAAGGATTAAAAAATGTGACAAATGAGATGCGTCCGGATGGATCAAACAATCATAGCTTTCCTTCCGGGCACACAGCCACTGCTTTTATGACAGCTACTATGCTAAGTAAAGAATATGGATATTTGAGTCCTTGGGTTAGCGTTGGCGCTTATAGTGTGGCAACAGCTACAGGACTGATGCGTATGGCTAACAACAAGCACTGGTTGAGTGATGTGATGGTTGGAGCAGGAATCGGTATCATTTCGACAGAGATGGGTTATTGGCTGGCTGACGTTATCTGTAAGGACAAAGGCCGTAATATTTCTGATCATGAAATGCAAAATATGATTCTATATCATACCAACCCTTCTTTCCTTGGCCTATATATGGGTTTCAACTTGCCTTTAAGTAAATACGATCTTGATGAAAAGAATGCTTTTCAGACTTCCACAGGTACTACCCTGGGCCTCGAAGGCGCTTGGTTTATCAATCCTAATATCGGATTTGGAGGTAAAGCTTCTATTTCTAATCTGCAATATATCGTAAATGGGACAGATGCACCCAATAATACGTTCGACTTTTATTCTTTGGCTGTAGGGCCATATTTCTCTCTGCCACTTACTCCACGTTGGCGAATAGGCAGTAAACTTCTTGCCGGAGAGGTTTGGTATCCCAAGACAACGATTGGTAAAATAGAAATAGGCAAGAATCATGGACTGATTATCGGTACAGGGGCTTCTCTTGATTATCAAATACGCTCCAGTCTTGTAGGCAGCCTTCTCCTTGATTATAATATACAGTCTCCCGCTAATAAGAATAGCGGTGAATACATGCACATAATGACCCTTAGCGCCAGAGTCTCGGTAAGTTTCTAA
- a CDS encoding response regulator transcription factor codes for MKILIIEDEKKLSDSIRSYLESQKYLCEQAFNFSDAKMKVGVYDYDCVLLDLMLPGGNGLDILREIRKCHNPVGVIIISAKDSLDDKLTGLEIGADDYLPKPFPLPELSMRIYALIRRKEFSANNILQSAAVSINLLERQATVNDIPIELTKTEYELLLFFISNRGKVITKSAIAEHLSGEMADMLDSFDFIYSHIKNLKAKLAECGCTEIIKTIYGMGYKWIEE; via the coding sequence ATGAAAATATTGATTATTGAAGACGAAAAAAAATTGTCTGACAGCATACGTAGCTATCTGGAAAGTCAGAAATATTTATGCGAACAGGCTTTCAATTTCAGTGATGCCAAAATGAAAGTTGGTGTATACGATTATGATTGTGTACTACTTGATCTGATGCTTCCCGGAGGGAATGGACTTGACATTCTGCGCGAAATAAGAAAGTGTCATAATCCGGTAGGTGTAATAATAATATCAGCTAAAGACTCTCTTGATGACAAACTTACAGGACTGGAAATTGGTGCAGACGACTATCTGCCAAAGCCTTTTCCGCTGCCTGAACTCTCTATGCGTATCTATGCGCTTATTAGAAGAAAAGAATTTTCAGCCAACAATATACTGCAATCGGCTGCTGTGTCTATCAATCTTTTAGAGCGTCAGGCTACAGTTAATGACATTCCCATCGAACTGACTAAGACGGAATACGAGCTGCTTCTCTTCTTTATAAGCAACAGAGGTAAGGTGATAACAAAATCTGCTATAGCCGAACATCTGAGTGGCGAGATGGCTGACATGCTCGACAGCTTCGACTTTATCTACAGCCATATAAAGAACTTGAAAGCCAAGTTGGCAGAATGTGGCTGTACAGAAATCATTAAGACTATTTATGGTATGGGTTATAAATGGATAGAAGAATGA
- a CDS encoding HNH endonuclease, producing the protein MIKTVRQLIYWQYAKIISDASKFGKQNYRMDMHYCKQLCSGEIHWSSAVREWLKEKENPDVCIYCGEKKDLTTEHILPRICGGEDITDNVVRVCKSCNSSKGGKRLYEWMGYKSKDNINRIAEGKYLKYLYSLHEKNGTLDARVADLCDKCNMRKTCESNNCVEKLTVYCLEGCFHK; encoded by the coding sequence ATGATTAAAACCGTACGCCAGCTCATATACTGGCAGTATGCAAAAATTATCTCAGACGCTTCAAAATTCGGTAAACAAAATTACAGAATGGATATGCATTATTGTAAACAACTATGCTCTGGCGAAATCCATTGGTCGTCTGCTGTTAGGGAGTGGCTTAAAGAGAAAGAAAATCCGGACGTTTGTATCTATTGTGGCGAAAAGAAAGATTTAACCACTGAACATATCTTACCACGTATCTGTGGCGGAGAGGACATTACAGACAATGTAGTTAGGGTATGTAAGAGTTGCAATTCATCTAAAGGAGGTAAAAGACTTTACGAATGGATGGGATACAAATCTAAAGATAATATTAACCGTATAGCAGAAGGTAAATATTTGAAGTATCTATATTCTCTTCATGAAAAGAATGGAACTCTGGACGCAAGAGTTGCAGACTTATGCGATAAATGTAATATGAGAAAAACATGTGAGAGCAATAATTGTGTAGAAAAGCTTACGGTATATTGCCTTGAAGGATGCTTCCATAAATAA
- a CDS encoding efflux RND transporter periplasmic adaptor subunit, with protein MKKLLIYLPLIILMVGCKKTQNNEDAQQKQHTEITITSVGQGHIQQELEFQAETDYLHTTQITAPVTGFVKRIIIQPGEHINRGGFLFSMISAEQHALKMNVAPTSVTASKPSIVMSVGPQTGSFVTEGSLICTLTDISSLVFKIKIPSEYSKKIHTGTKCTIVLPDGSRIKSTLSSPLMQIDGSDQTIDFVARIKNLSLPAGLIAKALINLNSEGSKKRQTLPIEAVQSDDNMTKYWVMRLKTDSTVEKVFVTTGNRDKRNIEIISPILSSKDRIVLSGAYGLSEDALVNVK; from the coding sequence ATGAAAAAACTATTGATTTATCTACCATTAATAATACTTATGGTGGGTTGCAAGAAAACACAAAACAACGAAGATGCTCAGCAAAAGCAACACACAGAAATAACAATCACATCAGTTGGACAAGGGCACATACAGCAAGAGTTAGAGTTTCAAGCTGAAACAGACTACCTGCATACAACACAAATTACTGCTCCTGTCACCGGATTTGTCAAAAGAATAATAATTCAACCAGGCGAGCATATTAACAGAGGCGGTTTTTTGTTTTCGATGATTAGTGCAGAACAGCACGCACTCAAAATGAATGTTGCGCCTACATCTGTTACAGCATCCAAACCTTCAATAGTAATGTCTGTAGGGCCACAGACAGGAAGTTTTGTAACAGAAGGAAGTCTAATCTGTACTCTTACAGACATCTCAAGTCTTGTATTTAAGATAAAGATTCCGTCAGAATACAGCAAGAAAATCCATACAGGCACTAAGTGTACAATTGTCTTACCGGATGGTAGTCGAATCAAGTCAACACTTTCTTCACCATTAATGCAAATAGACGGAAGTGACCAGACGATAGACTTTGTAGCGCGGATTAAAAACCTCTCATTGCCTGCAGGCCTTATTGCCAAAGCTTTGATAAACTTAAATTCAGAAGGCTCGAAAAAACGTCAGACTCTACCAATAGAAGCTGTTCAGAGTGATGACAATATGACTAAATATTGGGTAATGAGATTAAAGACAGACAGCACGGTAGAAAAAGTTTTCGTGACTACCGGTAATCGCGACAAAAGAAATATAGAAATAATATCACCAATACTTTCTTCAAAAGATAGGATTGTATTAAGTGGAGCCTATGGACTTTCAGAAGACGCTCTTGTAAATGTAAAATAA
- the asnS gene encoding asparagine--tRNA ligase, producing MEKISRTKVIDVLKSTAYGSIVNVKGWVRTRRGSKVVNFIALNDGSTIKNVQIVVEIDKFDEDIIKDVTTGACISINGELVQSQGKGQTVEIQCREIEVLGPCGADYPLQKKGHSMEFLREHANLRLRTNTFGAVFRIRHNMAMAVHSYFHEHGFFYFNTPLITASDCEGAGQMFQVTTKNLYDLKKDADGKIDYSDDFFGKMTSLTVSGQLEGELGATALGAIYTFGPTFRAENSNTPRHLAEFWMIEPEVAFNDITDNMDLAEDFIKYCVKWAIEKCQDDLEFLNNMIDKTLLDRLHFVLEHDFVRLPYTEGINILEDAIKKGHKFEFPVYWGVDLASEHERFLVEEHFKRPVILTDYPKEIKAFYMKMNEDGKTVRAMDVLFPQIGEIIGGSEREENYDKLIGRIKELNIPMKDMWWYLDTRKWGSCPHSGFGLGFERLILFVTGMQNIRDVIPFPRTPNTAEF from the coding sequence ATGGAAAAGATAAGTAGAACAAAAGTCATTGATGTACTCAAAAGTACCGCTTATGGCTCTATCGTAAATGTAAAAGGATGGGTGCGTACCCGCCGTGGTAGCAAAGTTGTCAATTTCATCGCTCTTAACGATGGTTCTACAATAAAGAATGTTCAGATAGTAGTTGAGATAGACAAGTTCGACGAGGATATAATAAAAGATGTTACTACAGGTGCCTGTATCAGCATCAATGGAGAATTGGTGCAGAGCCAGGGTAAAGGCCAGACGGTAGAGATACAGTGTCGCGAAATAGAAGTTCTTGGTCCTTGTGGAGCAGATTATCCATTGCAGAAGAAAGGTCATTCTATGGAGTTTCTTCGCGAGCATGCTAACCTCCGTCTGCGTACTAATACATTTGGAGCAGTATTCCGCATTCGCCACAATATGGCAATGGCGGTCCATTCATATTTTCACGAGCACGGCTTTTTTTATTTCAATACACCTCTTATTACAGCCAGTGACTGTGAGGGAGCCGGACAGATGTTCCAGGTAACTACAAAGAATCTGTATGATCTTAAAAAAGATGCAGATGGCAAGATAGACTATAGCGACGACTTCTTCGGCAAGATGACAAGTCTTACTGTTAGTGGTCAGCTCGAAGGCGAACTTGGAGCCACTGCACTTGGAGCCATATATACATTTGGACCAACATTCCGTGCAGAGAATTCAAACACTCCACGCCATTTGGCAGAGTTTTGGATGATAGAACCGGAAGTAGCTTTCAATGATATTACAGACAATATGGATTTGGCAGAAGACTTTATCAAGTATTGTGTGAAATGGGCCATTGAAAAATGTCAGGATGATCTGGAGTTCCTCAACAACATGATCGATAAGACATTGCTAGACCGCTTACATTTCGTATTAGAGCACGATTTCGTACGTCTGCCATACACTGAAGGAATAAATATTCTTGAAGACGCCATAAAGAAAGGTCATAAGTTTGAGTTCCCTGTATATTGGGGTGTCGACTTGGCCAGCGAGCATGAGCGCTTCTTAGTAGAAGAGCACTTTAAGCGTCCTGTTATTCTTACAGATTATCCTAAAGAGATAAAAGCCTTCTACATGAAGATGAATGAGGATGGCAAGACTGTAAGAGCTATGGATGTATTGTTCCCTCAGATAGGCGAGATTATTGGTGGTTCAGAGCGTGAAGAGAACTACGACAAACTTATAGGTCGTATCAAAGAACTTAACATTCCTATGAAGGATATGTGGTGGTATCTTGATACACGTAAGTGGGGTTCATGTCCTCATAGTGGATTCGGATTAGGTTTCGAGCGTCTCATCCTGTTTGTTACAGGCATGCAGAATATCCGCGACGTGATACCATTCCCAAGAACGCCTAATACAGCAGAATTCTAA
- a CDS encoding efflux RND transporter permease subunit: MSSMQKQSMYQLYMKPIIFVGILLLLAGVYSYINMSKGLFPEVEFPRITLIADAGQQPIDRMMISVTKPLESAVKKVPGVTIVKSSTSRGSCTIEVYFKWGLDIYAQKSQLESRVNEIKNFLPAGTVISTEVMNQSLYPVYGYTLKSKTHSQIEMRDVANLIVRPLFSQVDGISNVVVHGGKAKEFVIIPNAIKMSSLGLTPQNIKNAFQQTNFIEGNGQVADYHRLYLTLTDTRIRNMRQLENTIIRNGSNRTVRLSDIARVEMQNQQEFLKINADGDDAVLIDLVKQPGINLLTFAQNVEAKQKDVLKALPKGYELKPYYNQSAFVSNSVSGVVHTIFEGLVLALIVMVIALRSWRASLAVILSIPVTFGFSILLVSLVGITVNVMSLGAIAASVGLILDDAVVIIEQIYREQEEYPGKSRLMVIKDSIHNLFPAMVASSLSTIVIYFPFRLMSGLAGSFFRDLATTMELTLVASFFISWILLPTLYLALTNHTIFKPRHAGRSKEGMEKAAIGNVSWLTWVYRRPSFSVIFVIAIIFGGYFAYKNMQTGFLPDLDEGSIVLDYHSPAGTDIEETDRLCRQMEKIIISNPEVETYSRRTAVDMAFSTCPANFGDYLIQLKPNHRKSTPAVISDLRREISSRVPLMTIEFGQRITDLLGDLISTPRPIEVKLFGDSYNRLQQFSAQAEKIMKNTTGIVDIDNGLVPAGSSIVYTPNEQLLSQYGITLDNFSEQLSCYVGGMPLSQNANIIEPDPSQAAMTGGLQIGSIQDGEQMRRILLRFTNFSENDPERISRQPIFLPDGTTRPVNFFCTSKVIPGEIEQKRENLKSNITLTARLDGRDLGNAVKDLQKSFKQKLNLPQGYTVQFGGAFSEQQQSFQELALILCLAVLLVFAVLMFLIRKWLMSLSILFIAVIGATGSLIVLYLTGTPLNVSSYTGIIMVVGIIAENAIFTINQYDMNMKGGGTVSESVDYAIALRIRPKLMTAFSAILALMPLALGIGVGSQMQQPLAIAVIGGFCAGLPLLLIVLPCLILFVNRNDNK, translated from the coding sequence ATGAGTAGTATGCAGAAACAATCCATGTATCAGCTGTATATGAAACCGATAATATTTGTCGGTATTCTATTATTATTGGCAGGCGTATACAGTTATATAAATATGTCTAAAGGGCTTTTTCCTGAAGTTGAGTTTCCGAGAATAACACTGATAGCCGATGCAGGTCAACAACCGATAGACCGTATGATGATATCGGTAACAAAACCATTGGAAAGTGCTGTTAAAAAAGTCCCCGGTGTAACAATAGTAAAGAGTAGTACTAGTAGAGGCAGCTGTACTATTGAGGTCTATTTTAAATGGGGACTTGACATATATGCTCAGAAATCACAATTGGAAAGTAGGGTGAATGAAATTAAAAATTTTCTTCCTGCCGGTACTGTTATTTCTACAGAAGTAATGAACCAGTCGTTGTACCCTGTATATGGCTACACACTTAAGAGCAAGACACACAGCCAGATAGAGATGAGAGACGTAGCTAATCTTATTGTGCGCCCATTGTTTTCTCAGGTAGATGGAATCAGTAATGTTGTCGTGCATGGAGGTAAGGCCAAAGAGTTCGTGATTATTCCGAATGCCATAAAAATGTCGAGCTTGGGATTAACGCCCCAAAATATTAAAAATGCTTTTCAGCAAACTAATTTCATTGAGGGTAACGGACAAGTGGCTGATTATCATCGATTGTATTTGACTCTTACAGACACAAGAATAAGAAACATGCGACAGTTGGAGAATACCATTATACGCAATGGTAGCAACAGAACTGTCAGGCTCTCTGATATAGCAAGAGTAGAAATGCAAAATCAGCAAGAATTTCTTAAAATAAATGCAGACGGAGATGATGCTGTATTGATAGACTTAGTGAAGCAGCCTGGAATCAATCTACTTACATTTGCTCAAAATGTGGAAGCGAAACAAAAAGATGTTCTAAAAGCCCTGCCAAAAGGATATGAATTGAAACCTTACTACAATCAGAGTGCTTTTGTCAGCAATAGTGTTTCAGGTGTTGTGCATACAATTTTTGAAGGTTTGGTACTTGCCCTTATCGTGATGGTCATAGCCCTCAGATCGTGGAGAGCTAGCCTGGCTGTAATTCTATCTATACCTGTGACCTTTGGCTTTAGTATTCTGCTGGTTAGTCTTGTCGGAATCACGGTTAACGTGATGTCGTTAGGTGCCATAGCCGCATCAGTAGGACTTATCTTAGACGATGCTGTAGTAATCATAGAACAGATTTATCGTGAACAGGAAGAATACCCAGGCAAATCCCGTCTGATGGTGATTAAAGACTCCATTCACAATCTGTTCCCGGCCATGGTGGCGTCTTCGTTATCTACTATAGTCATCTATTTTCCATTCAGACTGATGAGTGGACTGGCCGGTAGCTTTTTCAGAGATTTGGCTACCACGATGGAGCTTACATTGGTTGCTTCGTTTTTTATCTCTTGGATTTTATTGCCAACATTGTATCTGGCACTTACCAATCATACCATTTTCAAGCCAAGGCATGCCGGTCGGAGCAAAGAGGGTATGGAAAAAGCAGCTATCGGCAATGTTAGTTGGCTCACATGGGTGTACAGACGTCCATCTTTCTCGGTTATATTTGTGATAGCAATAATCTTTGGCGGATACTTTGCTTATAAGAATATGCAGACCGGATTTTTACCTGACTTAGATGAAGGATCTATTGTGTTGGATTATCATTCGCCTGCCGGTACAGACATCGAAGAGACCGACCGCCTCTGCCGGCAGATGGAGAAGATAATAATAAGTAATCCTGAGGTAGAAACATATTCTCGCCGTACGGCTGTAGATATGGCTTTCAGCACATGCCCAGCCAACTTTGGTGACTATCTTATCCAATTGAAACCTAACCATCGTAAATCTACTCCGGCTGTAATCAGTGATCTGAGAAGAGAAATAAGCAGTAGGGTGCCACTGATGACGATAGAGTTCGGTCAGCGCATTACCGATCTTTTGGGCGATTTGATAAGTACGCCAAGGCCTATAGAAGTAAAATTATTTGGAGATAGTTATAATAGATTGCAGCAGTTTTCTGCTCAGGCTGAAAAAATAATGAAGAACACCACAGGAATAGTAGATATAGACAACGGATTAGTACCTGCAGGCTCGTCGATTGTCTATACTCCAAATGAGCAACTTCTTTCGCAATATGGCATCACATTAGATAACTTTAGTGAGCAGCTTTCTTGTTATGTAGGTGGTATGCCTCTCAGTCAGAATGCAAACATTATAGAGCCCGATCCATCGCAAGCGGCAATGACGGGTGGATTGCAGATAGGATCCATTCAGGATGGTGAGCAGATGCGTCGCATATTGCTTAGGTTTACCAATTTTTCCGAAAACGACCCCGAAAGAATATCCCGGCAGCCAATATTCCTGCCTGATGGAACTACACGCCCTGTTAACTTTTTCTGTACTTCGAAAGTAATACCGGGCGAAATAGAACAGAAACGAGAAAACTTGAAGAGTAACATCACATTGACAGCAAGACTTGATGGACGAGATCTTGGTAATGCGGTGAAAGATCTGCAAAAGTCTTTCAAGCAAAAACTCAATTTACCACAGGGTTATACTGTTCAATTTGGTGGAGCTTTTTCTGAGCAACAACAGTCTTTTCAAGAACTAGCCTTGATTCTCTGTCTAGCCGTGTTATTGGTGTTTGCCGTGTTGATGTTTCTAATTCGCAAGTGGCTTATGTCATTATCCATTCTTTTCATTGCAGTTATTGGTGCAACCGGTAGTCTGATAGTTCTTTATCTTACAGGTACTCCTCTAAACGTAAGTAGTTATACAGGTATTATTATGGTTGTAGGAATTATTGCAGAGAATGCGATCTTCACCATTAATCAATACGATATGAATATGAAGGGGGGCGGCACTGTATCTGAGTCCGTAGACTATGCCATTGCTCTTCGAATACGTCCGAAACTCATGACTGCTTTTAGCGCCATACTTGCACTTATGCCTTTGGCATTAGGGATAGGGGTAGGCTCACAAATGCAACAACCGCTTGCTATCGCTGTTATTGGTGGCTTCTGTGCAGGATTGCCTTTACTATTAATTGTACTGCCATGTCTAATTTTATTTGTCAATAGAAATGATAATAAATAA
- a CDS encoding EamA family transporter has protein sequence MWKFYALLSALFASLTAICAKVGVKNINSDLATAIRTSVILTLTWGIVFFGNHQTEIKEISRNTWTFLILSGVATGLSWLFYFKAIQLGNVSRVAPIDKLSVVFTIILAFIFLHERITLQVAIGAILIASGSILMIV, from the coding sequence ATGTGGAAATTTTATGCTTTGCTGTCAGCACTATTTGCCTCTTTGACAGCAATATGTGCAAAGGTAGGTGTTAAAAACATCAATTCGGATTTAGCAACGGCTATCCGAACTTCTGTCATCTTAACATTAACGTGGGGTATTGTGTTTTTCGGGAATCATCAGACGGAAATAAAAGAAATTAGTCGTAACACTTGGACTTTCCTTATACTTTCGGGTGTAGCTACAGGCTTGTCGTGGCTTTTTTATTTTAAAGCCATACAGCTAGGAAATGTTTCCAGGGTTGCTCCTATAGATAAGTTGAGCGTAGTATTTACTATAATCCTAGCATTCATATTTCTACACGAACGAATAACATTGCAAGTTGCCATTGGCGCGATCCTCATCGCTTCAGGTAGTATACTAATGATAGTATAA